AAATTTATCCACTCCTTATTTGTATTGTTAAATTTCATGACTTTTGTTAATAATTTTCCTGTCTCTATCACAATGTTTTGGCAAACTTTTCTATGTTCCTAAAACTGATGACCAAAAATTACATTCACCGAGAATTGCTGTATACCCTTTAGTCCGTTTGTATTTTCTCCGATTTTCCAGTTTGTAAGCAGCTTGGCAGATATATCGGAGATATCGTTGCCCTGAAGGCTTGGTAATGTAACCACAACCATGTCAATGTCTGCAAGCCTGTATAAAGTATTCAAATGAGAATCAAGGCTGTTTTTGTATTTAATCAGATTGGCATTATCAAAGATTCTTGTTTCGTTAGAAGGGCGTGGGGAATTGATATAAGAAAAAAATGGTAAATTATTAGTATCATTACTGCATGAAATAAGACAGCTAACTGAAATACAGATCAGAGTATTAAATAATATTTTTTGCATTGAAATATTTAGTCGCTTTTTTAAAGTGAAAATAACATCCAACATAATATATAAAATTTCCTCAATTTAAAACACACGAAATCACGTACCAACCGAATCGCTGAAAGTATAGATGAAAGAACAAAATTATATTCCTCCTCATTCGGCAACGTGATCAATACTTCACCGGGATGTACAGGAGTGTAATATATTTGATTCATTTGTATGACCTCTTTATATTTTCAATGGTAGTCCACAATTTCGATATCTACCGCTTATATTTTTCGTCCTTTTTTATTTTATCAAAATGATCTGAAGGAGGTACTGTTCTTTTTCTGGAGGAGAAAATTATTGAGTTGGTCGGGCATACATCTCTGCATGTATAACAAGAAAAGCAATCCGGTATTGTTTTTTTGTCGCCTTTCAAGATAGCACCCATTACCGTAGATGGACAAGCAGTAGCGCATTTCTCACAAGCAATACAAGTTTTGTAGTCTACGCTTATCTTGACAAGACTCACTTTTTCCACAAGCCACCCGACTAAACCAAAGGGACAGAAAAAATGGCACCATGGCCGATAGATAAATAGGCTGGCGAACAGGAGCAGGCCGACGAAAAGGCCGCCAATGAGACCCAGATGCATTGGCTTATATATCTTGAAAGGGTCAATTGGGTCGATGATATCGGTTCCCCATAAAATAGCGATCAATGTAAACACGCCAAAAAAAACGAATCGAAAAGTATTGGTTAAAACAAAAGACGGTTTGATCTGTTTGCCAATTACAGCCTTCAGTTTGCTGGTCTGATTGATTCGAAAAATCAGGTCCTGGAGAGTGCCGACCTGACAACCCCATGCGCAAATGTACTTATTGGCAAAAAAGACCATTGCCAAAAAAATAGTTAGGGCAATCATTCGAGGGGGAAAGATGACATGTGCGGTACCGTAAAGGTGAATTGCATCCTTCACAGTACCCATTGGGCCGGGGTCCGATCCCATCACCACCCCAAAGATCATAAAAGACGTTAAAAGCAACCCATTCCTGATGCCAGGAGTCATTTTTCTCTTTTTGGAGAAAATGAAAACTGTTGATAGAAAGATAATCCAAAAAAGAAATTTAACCGGAATTTTAATCCAGTTCTTGCCGGCATGTTCAGATGCCAATGCCAGTTTTTTGATAACAAGAGATGTTATTTGATCGTGAGTTCCATATTCATCCAACTTTTTTCCCAGATCAGATTTTGCTTTAAGGTCAAATAACTCCTTCAAGATTCTTTCTGGCAATCCGTTGGCTTGGCCAAACTGCAGAAGAGTCATTTCATTATTAATTATTATTTTTGCAGGCGTTTGCGGCTGCTCAGATTTTTTTCCCCAGATTTGGTTGGAGAGTATTGATAGGCCAATAACAGTAATGATAATTAAAATAAAATATATTGCAGTTCTTAACTGCGGATATTTTTCCATTTTTTAATACCTACGGTTTCCTGGTTTGCAAGCATATAACACCCGAAAGCAGGGGCCTTGCTGAGCGCCAGAGGCGCGAGGTAAGATCCCTTGGCTTGAGTTGATAGAAGGGTTATTATTCTTCAATTTCTGCTATAGCGCGTATCCAACCTCCGCTAGCGCCTTCTATTTTTATTGGAAAACAATATATTTTTGCACCCAAAGAAGGAACTTTGTCGAGGTTAGTTAATTTTTCCATATGGCAATATGCTTTTTCAATCCCCGCAAAGTGACCTTCCCATATCATTTTCCCATTTGGTTTTCCTTCTTCTATGGATTTTTTCCATTTTCCATTTGTGTATTTAAATGGCGCATCCCAAGACCAGGCATCGGTACCAACTACATTTATTCCATGAGATAGAATGTATAAAGTAGCTTCTTTGCTTACACCACAGCCTTTGTTGAAATAATCTGCTTTACCCCAATGTTCAGCAGCAGAAGTATGTATAGTTACAATATCACCCTTTTTTAGCATATATGTCATTTGTTTTAGTTTTTTCTTGATGTCATTTTTCGTTAATAAATAACCGTCTGGTTTTTTAGAAAAGTCTAAAACAACAAGATTGCCAAAACACCATTCAAGAGGTATTTGGTCTATGGTCCAGGCTTTTTCTTGTTTTGTTGCGCGATTCATAAAAGGGGAGTAGTGATAAGGTGCATCAAGGTGTGTTCCGTGATGAGTGTTAAGCTTAACCCATTCTACTGCCCAACCGTTTCCATCCGGTAAGTGTTTTTCAGGTTCAAGGCCTTTGAAATATTTTTTCATTGTTTCAGCGCCTTGTTTGTGATTTATGTAGGTGATTTCTGGCAGTTTGGGATCACCAAGGGCATCATTTGATATAGAAATAGATAAGTCTACATATTTTGTTTTTTTAGGTTTTTCTTTTGTACAGGAGATGGATAGAAGAACAGAGGAGATTATTACTATTACTATAATTAGAAATTTTATATCTTTGCTTTTCATTTATTATTTTCCTTTAAAGCTTCGGTTAAGAGGTTGGCAAAGGAGCGCAGCGGATTTACCAATCCTTCTTCAACCGTTTGTTCGATTAAATCATTTCTTTATTTCAACGATGGTTTAAGTATATTCAATACTAAGCTTTTTTGACTCAATAAGGCCGGCTTGCTGTTTTCTGTTAATTTCCTTTACAGAAGGGCTTGCTTAATTGCATTGTTTGATGTGTTA
This genomic interval from Pseudomonadota bacterium contains the following:
- a CDS encoding 4Fe-4S binding protein; its protein translation is MEKYPQLRTAIYFILIIITVIGLSILSNQIWGKKSEQPQTPAKIIINNEMTLLQFGQANGLPERILKELFDLKAKSDLGKKLDEYGTHDQITSLVIKKLALASEHAGKNWIKIPVKFLFWIIFLSTVFIFSKKRKMTPGIRNGLLLTSFMIFGVVMGSDPGPMGTVKDAIHLYGTAHVIFPPRMIALTIFLAMVFFANKYICAWGCQVGTLQDLIFRINQTSKLKAVIGKQIKPSFVLTNTFRFVFFGVFTLIAILWGTDIIDPIDPFKIYKPMHLGLIGGLFVGLLLFASLFIYRPWCHFFCPFGLVGWLVEKVSLVKISVDYKTCIACEKCATACPSTVMGAILKGDKKTIPDCFSCYTCRDVCPTNSIIFSSRKRTVPPSDHFDKIKKDEKYKR
- a CDS encoding cyclase family protein, yielding MKSKDIKFLIIVIVIISSVLLSISCTKEKPKKTKYVDLSISISNDALGDPKLPEITYINHKQGAETMKKYFKGLEPEKHLPDGNGWAVEWVKLNTHHGTHLDAPYHYSPFMNRATKQEKAWTIDQIPLEWCFGNLVVLDFSKKPDGYLLTKNDIKKKLKQMTYMLKKGDIVTIHTSAAEHWGKADYFNKGCGVSKEATLYILSHGINVVGTDAWSWDAPFKYTNGKWKKSIEEGKPNGKMIWEGHFAGIEKAYCHMEKLTNLDKVPSLGAKIYCFPIKIEGASGGWIRAIAEIEE
- a CDS encoding TPM domain-containing protein, which translates into the protein MLDVIFTLKKRLNISMQKILFNTLICISVSCLISCSNDTNNLPFFSYINSPRPSNETRIFDNANLIKYKNSLDSHLNTLYRLADIDMVVVTLPSLQGNDISDISAKLLTNWKIGENTNGLKGIQQFSVNVIFGHQF